In Populus nigra chromosome 10, ddPopNigr1.1, whole genome shotgun sequence, the following proteins share a genomic window:
- the LOC133704526 gene encoding caffeoylshikimate esterase-like: protein MVQHPVAEANDQSPFGTLSPSEFYAKHQVTHNSEYITNSRGLKLFTQWWTPLPPTKTIGCVAVVHGFTGESSWFVQLTSILFAEHGFVVCAIDHQGHGFSDGLDNLIYHIPDINPVVEDCMRYFKTFRETHAPNLPAFLYSESLGGAIALYITLRQRGAWDGLILNGAMCGISARFKPPWPLEHLLFVVAAVVPTWSVIPTRGSIPELSFKEEWKRKLGCASPRRVTMRPRAATAYEFMRVCKELQGRFEEVDVPLLVVHGGDDVVCDPASAKELYERAASADKTLKMYSGMWHQLIGEPEENVNLVFGDMVEWLQNRAERYKKDGDVARAAASDGGA from the coding sequence atggtgcaGCACCCAGTGGCAGAAGCCAACGATCAAAGCCCATTTGGGACCCTTTCCCCCTCTGAATTCTACGCCAAACACCAAGTCACCCACAATTCCGAATACATCACTAACTCCCGGGGTCTCAAGCTCTTCACTCAATGGTGGACCCCACTTCCCCCGACGAAAACTATTGGCTGCGTAGCCGTTGTCCATGGCTTCACCGGTGAATCCAGCTGGTTCGTCCAATTAACTTCAATTCTCTTTGCTGAACATGGGTTCGTTGTTTGCGCTATTGATCACCAAGGCCATGGCTTCTCTGATGGGCTTGACAACTTGATATATCACATCCCAGATATCAACCCAGTTGTGGAAGATTGCATGCGGTATTTTAAGACTTTTCGCGAGACTCACGCGCCCAATTTGCCGGCTTTTCTGTACTCGGAGTCCCTGGGTGGGGCGATAGCTTTGTACATTACGCTCCGTCAGAGAGGCGCGTGGGATGGGTTGATTCTGAATGGGGCTATGTGCGGAATTAGTGCCAGGTTCAAGCCACCGTGGCCGTTGGAGCACTTGCTTTTCGTAGTCGCGGCGGTGGTACCCACTTGGAGCGTGATTCCCACTCGTGGGTCGATTCCTGAGTTGTCGTTCAAGGAGGAGTGGAAGCGGAAGTTGGGGTGTGCGAGCCCGAGGAGGGTGACAATGAGACCACGCGCGGCAACGGCATACGAGTTTATGAGAGTGTGTAAGGAACTTCAAGGGAGGTTTGAGGAGGTGGATGTGCCTTTGTTGGTTGTGCATGGTGGTGATGACGTGGTGTGCGACCCTGCGAGCGCCAAGGAGTTGTATGAACGCGCTGCGAGTGCTGATAAGACATTGAAGATGTATTCTGGGATGTGGCATCAGTTGATCGGTGAGCCCGAGGAGAATGTGAATTTGGTGTTTGGGGATATGGTCGAGTGGCTCCAAAACCGTGCTGAACGCTATAAGAAGGATGGGGATGTGGCTCGCGCTGCTGCGAGTGATGGTGGCGCGTGA